One Bos taurus isolate L1 Dominette 01449 registration number 42190680 breed Hereford chromosome 4, ARS-UCD2.0, whole genome shotgun sequence genomic window, atggcaacctactccagtattcttgctgggataatcccattgacagaggtgcctggcagggggtcgcaaagatcaAACAAGACTGAGCCAACAATGAGCTAGTAGGTGGTGAAGCCAAGATTCAAATTCAGGGAGTTTGGCTCCAGAGCATACACTTTTAATTAAGAATCTTTGCTGCCAACTGGACAGTCAATTAGAAAAGGTTTATCAGTAAAACTCAACCTGAAAGTTACAAATgagcattttaaaatgatattgaaagaaaaatagaaccaGGGTGTCCAAAGCATTTTTTATTCCTTGCCaaacattaaacaaacaaaaaaacctactgTAATATTCTATTTCTTGCTTTGTAAATCAATTCTATTTTATACTGCTCATGCCTTTAAGATGAAAGTTTCTTTATAATATAACAATCAGTGCACTCTTTATTTTAACTTCTTTATTAAGGTGGATACACATTCTCATATTAACAATTCTTGTGAACAAAAGCAACCAAAATAAGGCGATAGTAAGATGTGCTTCACATAAAAACAATCAAGTGGCTAAGAGGAGATCTGGCCCTGTACAACAGAAAGATTAGGAAGCAAAACGTGAATAAGTCCTGTATTCCAGAAGCTACCCAAATGTGTGAGCAAAGACAGCACACCCATAATATAGCTCACTTAGGTTCCTTCTTTTTGACGCATAATTCCTTAATTATCCATTTGTGAAATAAGAACAAACATTAAGAAATGTGAAATCCAAATTGcattcattttcacaatatcaATACTAAACTCAAGACAGCAACTTCATCGAATATAAATGTTTCAAAAGTAAAAggcaatcttaattttttttatcctATGAATAGGGTCTGCAAAAATAGGTAAATTATTTTACTGTACTTGCAGGAGATTAGGTCTCAGCCTGCACGGAAGGAGCATAAGCAACAAAAGACAACAAACAAATACTACTAGGAGTAATGCCCATACATATCAAACTATCTAGGTGAACCATGTTTTACTTATGTAGCAAATCTATTAAATAACCAGCATATGGAAGCTTACACCTCATGCGAGAGAATTACCAAATTAACTATACATCTATTAGAAGTCTCTAAACCCCACTCCCCAAACAATTTTAGTACACCTACCAAGTACTGTAGGTcatttagaaaaacagaaataaaacatacaTCAGCCTTTGTAATTAAGCATTTTTCATAACATATAAACAGTGTTCAGATATAAACTGTTAACTGTTTTTTCTAAATATGATTTATGTAATCAAAACTTTCTTAAACAAAGACACATCTTAGGAATATGATCTGTACAAACTTACAGTAGTGTAATATTCCAAAAGAGATTTTCTTCCTATTATGATATGACAATAAAACTCTTTTCTGAGTGAAGATATATGTTAAGGCTTAAGGTGTAAACACTTTGGAAGGAAAACAACTTAGTGAAGAAATTACcgttcatttaaaaatgtgtatcatCTCATAATAGGCCCCTGAATTTTCAAATTCACATGTGAGAATACATTTACATCTTAAATTCCTAGGAAAGGCATAAGCTTTATGTAAAAAAGCAGCAAAATTTTAAACCCACCAATTTACTGAAAAAGCCATTACTTTTATTAGAAACAAAAAATGCTTCTCAAGGTGTTGGCAACAGGTCATAGTACAGACATTTATTTCATACAGTGTACTTCTCCCTTCAATTATATTCCAGTTGGAGGAGGAATACCTCCTTGAGAAGTAGAAGTGTTTGATGGACTGTGAAAGCTGGTCTCCTTATACACAAACCATGCATTTCCTCCCCAAAGTATCATATTCAGAAAGCCAAAGatctaagaaagagaaaaacaaacatgcaaATCTAGTATACTATTAAAATTTCATACCTATCTTAGTTttcctataaatatttaatatttccagGCCATATACTATCATTTCATTTGAAGTCTGAACGATACATCAAGTGGAATAAAAACGGAATACTCTGTATTTCAATGCCCTATTTAGATATATAATGACTTATTCCCAGTGAAATCTCTAAATCTGTAACATATCAAATCGTGACTAAAACATATCTTATTTCTACATGTGCATTATTAccaatttaaaaaaggaattaaatttgtTTGAGAAAAGTAAATAAGACCTTCCTTTTATTACTTTATATTTAGACCTTGGTGGTTCTAGGTGAAGAGAACAACTGGGATCCATGGTTCCTTCACTAGGAGGGGTTTTACTTTTCTCCCATCTGAATGGTTATGAACATCCTTTGTGCACCTTTTCCTACTTCCCTACTTCATCCCCCTCCTACATTCACCTCTGCTTCCACAGCTGCAGCCACAAGAGAAAAGGAGTCTTAGAAGAAAACCTTACGTCACATCCTGTATTaatcaacctaaaggaaatcagccttccCAGGTACAAATCTGAAAGTTCAAAGTCTCAGAGATGAAGGAACTGCAGATATCCGATTttcacagtatttaaaaaaaagaaatacaagaataGTAGTGACCTATGAGGTAAGAGTAGGGTAAAAAGCTTAGGTACTATCATATttgtgctgttgttgtttagtcgttaagtcaagtttcgccaccccatggactgtagcccgccacgctcctctgtccatggaatttcccaggcaagaatactggagtgggttgccatttcctcctcccaggggatgttcccaacccaaggagagaacctgagtctcctgcacctgcaggtgggctctttaccaatgagctacCGGGAAGCCCCAAACTGCCTTCTTCTATCTTTTTGTATTATTTGGGTATAAAAACACTTCTGAAATTATCTCAGCTCACCGtcaatatatatgcaaaaaaaaaaaaagacttttaaaacaaaaatttggcCAAATTGCTTTATACGGCAAGACCAACTTTATCCACTTGAAAAATACTTTCTTGAAAAGACATGAAATCTCCTTAAAAATAATACCCTCATTATATTAATAGTATATCTGTATTTGGATAAAATACCagacaaaataatatttaaatttagaggccaaaattttaggattatttaagGAACTATgaccatgtatggatgtaagagttggactgtgaagaaacctaagtgccgaagaactgatgcttttgaactgtggtgttggagaagactcttgagagtcccttggactgcaaggagatccaaccagtccatcctaaaggagatcggtcctgggatttctttggaaggaatgatgctaaagctgaaactccagtactttggccacctcatgcgaagagttgactcattgggaaagaccctgatcctgggagggattgggggcaggagaagaaggggacgacagaggatgagatggctggatggcatcactgactcgatggacgtgagtctgagtgaactccgggagttggtgatggacagggaggcctggcgtgctgcgattcatggggtagcaaagagtcggacacgactaagcaactgaactgaactgaactgaaggaactaTGAAAGTTCTATTTTCAGAGACCCAGAGCAAAGCAGAGAAAGGGCTaatatccatggacagaggacagttcatggggtcacaaagagtcggacatgacttagggactaaacagcaacaacagaagtCAGATCTGGTTCAAACCTTGGCTTTGCCAACTTACTAGCCCTGTCACCTTGAGTGATTTAACATACAAGCTATATTCTTTCCCAGTTGTAAATGAAGATAATAACACCACTTCCCACATTCCTCTCAGAATTGACATATGTGTAATGACCTTAGCACACAGtcttaataaattttatattagtgcctttagcagagaaggcaatagcaacccactccagtactcttgcctggaaaatcccacggacagaggagcctggtaggctgcagtccatggggtcgctaagagtcggacacgactgagtgacttcactttcacttttcactttcatgcattggagaaggaaatggcaacccactccagtgtttttgcctagagaatcccagggacgggcgagcctggtgggctgccgtctatggggtcacacagagtcggacacgactgaagtgacttagcagcaccagcagcagcgcCTTTAGGGTCAAAGTCTTGCCTAGTTAATCTTAATAAAGACGTAACCATGATCTTGTCTAACCTTGTTTACAAGTAATAATTTTCTTCACAAActtttttttgctgttataaaGACTATATGACAACTAGGATTCTGATAAGCTTGGTAAAGATAAAATCAATATATTCATCCAGGGATTTATTAAAACTATTGTTTTCTTAAATCACTGTAAGGTTTTTCtagtaagtgaaataaaatattttataaacactgCATACTCACCACAGACACGTTTAGGGATCCCATACTAGTCACAGAGACAAACTGGCACATCACTCCTTGAACATTACAAGTCTTAAGTTCCTGGACAATACTGGAACCGGTAGCTGCTTTAATGTCTGTAAGAGCTTTAGCCCAGGCTGAAGTGCTCACCAACCACAAAAAAGTCACAACAATAGTAATTACAAAGTCCTAAAGAAAAAATAGGTGTGAATTAATAATGAATACTTAAAGATACAAAATTTCAAATCCACCAGCAAGGAAATCATGTTGAACTCTCAGTCCTGAGAAATGACATACTTTATAAAAAAAGGCCACAATCAACATAGCAAACACTGCTGTTTACTATTGCCAGGCCAATGCCTGAGCTACACCAGTCATCTTCTGAAGGGTCTAAGATTTTTACATGGAGAAATCAAAGTTTAATAAAGCCGTCATCATAACCTTATCTAACTAACCCTCTCCCTCTTGGGATCATATATCAGACTCTGTTATCACCAATAACTGTATAACTCCATAATCTCTGTTTTAATCACCCCTCTCAAATATCACCTCTCTTTCTAGCTCATTCTCTTTGGCACCCCAACCTTAAAAGTCCTTTGACCCCACTGAGATCTACAATCTGATCTCCATTTCCTTCTATTTAGACTCTTAAGGTTCTTCATTATAATCTCTTACATATACTCTCAATTCCCTTATCCTCCCCTGCTTTCTCATATTGTTCTGGCAAACCTCTTAGTTAAATCTAATGCTCTATGATATGAATAGTGAGATGGTGAAAAGCACACATCCAGGATGACTTGTCTCTTTTTAAATACGTGACTACAAAAGTTTAAGAATGCTCATTATattaagaacaacaacaataaaatctcTCTCAAAACACCCTGTCACTACCAGTTTTCTACTAAAGTGTTTGCTACTTATTACAGGTCAAGAATAGGagtgaatttttaatattttggataATTTCTTATTGaactaataagaaaaaaatttactctCCCTAATCTAATCTGCTGGGGAACTAGAACTCTGTTGACTAGTACTGGCTATAAAAATCTAAGTAAcacttttttaaagtatgtatttgGATAGTATAAAGTATAAGTTTCCATCTCCTTTGATCTTCCTTTGAATTAACAAAAAAAGTGGAACAATGTAAGAtttgtcacttcatgggaaatagatgggcaaacagtggaaatagtgtcagaatttattttttcggctccaaaatcactgcagatggtgactgcagctatgaaattaaaagactcttactccttggaaggaaagttatgaccaacctagatagcatattaaaaagcagagacattactttgccaacaaaggtccgtctagtcaaggctatggtttttccagtggtcatgtatggatgtgagagttggactgtgaagaaagctgaacaccaaagaattgatgcttttgaactgtggtgttggagaagactcttgagagtccctcggactgcaaggagatccaaccagtccattataaaggagatcagtcctgggtgttcactggaaggactgatgctaaagctgaaactccaatactttggctacctcatgtaaagagttgactcattggaaaagactctgatgctgggagggattggaggcagaaggagaaggggacaacagaggttgagatggctggatggcatcaccgactcgatggacatgagtttgggtgaactccgggagttagcgatggacagggaggcctggcgtgctgcaattcatggggttgcaaagagttggacacgactgagcgactgaactgaactgaacgatgtAATCTGAGCATTCAGGTGTGCTCAAGACTATGAGTTCTCACTATCTGTAGCAAAAATCTCTCCAAGCTCAGAAATGGGTTTTGGAGCttatcacagaattttttttttttttttaaataaatctggtTAGTTTTAAATTACTTTTGCCAATGAGCTTTTAGTCATTTATGTCATAAATACCAGTGATCACATATGAGATACAGAAACTGCTATATATAGCTTGTCTACCTGGTCAAGCTGGCACTGAATCAATGCCTTGCATTAGAGAACTGAAACAATGACTAATTTTACAAGCATGGTGTCACAGTATTTGCATTTAAGTTCTCCACTGCTACTGGtcctctttaaaaaatgtatatcaaagagaaaagaatagaaacatTAAGTATTTTGCACTGTGGGATTACTCCCCTTTTTGCTGCTGTACTCAGCTATATTTTGTGCTGTGGCAAACGTTTCCTAAGCACTTGCTAGAAAGAGCTGATAATTAGTATGAGATTATCACATGTTAAATTCTCTCTGGGCTAAAGTTCATCACTTTGACCAATAGATGTCAAATCTTAATTTTAAGGTTTCTTCCTTCCAAATTCCTAATcaaaaaaacacaattttttttcctgattatgcTTTTTATGTCCAAGCTATTAATGGCTTATGaatgacatttttatatttcaaaagcaGGTTCTTTTCTGACAATGATGCATGAGGAATCTTAGGATGAGGGGAAGTGGGAGAAATGCGGGCCTCTGAAGACAGTCCATGTGACTCAGGACTCTAGCTAGTTTTACATGAATGATGCCACCTGGAATTATGCAATGCACAACATGCCTGTGGCAGCCCTAGTGCTACCAGTAAGAAGGATATAACTCATAACAGAACTTTAGGATTTGGGATACCCTATCTTTGCTTGGTTTCGTTTTATGGTATTTCTGATCTTCCACACAGCCTAGAACCCTTAAGCTCTGGCTATTTAACATAAAAACATGCTGAATTTACTTAAAAActaaagttgattttaaaatgtcataacTGAAATTCTCCTAGAGACAGCTCAGCAAAGAATTGAGAACACCGATGAAAGAGCATACCGTCATTAACAaatggtacttaaaaaaaaaattcatttggctATAGTTAAAAATTTAGGTatcacaaaaaaaatttttttatatttatatggttAAAGTAAAATCCAAAATTTAATTTAGAGGCTGGACTTTTACAAATAAGAAGTATCCATCATACACTGTATCAACAAAAAACCACTTATGGAACTAATTCTAGATTATGTCTCTATAGGACCATTATTATTTCTCTATATGATCACTCTGAGgtggaaaattatttttgactTTTCTGAATGATGCAACTAgatcagttttatagttttattaggCAGAAAAAAAGCCTCCTCCAAAGTAGATTTGAATGCTGCTTTAAAAACTGTCATATTTTTAAGGCTTAATGaacaaaataagagaaataaaaggttCATTGCTTTTATAAGATTTAACTTAAAATTTGTTGGGATAATGACAAGATGGCAAGAAACATCTTCACTTAGAATTTATAAAGAActttaacaaaatataaataaggcTTGAAAAGTCCACAGAAGTTACAGATTACTAACATGAAATTTCTGTTAAGTACTGCAAATTAAAATGGCTGATGTCTACCCTTTGAAAGTCACTTAACAACCAAGAAATGTTTTATGAAAATATCAGGTTTGAGAATTTCTTCTCAGATACATGACATGGAATAAATATGATGgataaaatactgttttattaCTTACTTACCATTTGCATTCTTATGGTCCAggcagcaaaaattaaaaataaataaaacctgttATTTAATAATTTGGCCTATCCTTTAAAGTAACTTCACAAATAATAAGCAGATGTGAATAGTTACTGTTTTCTTAGGATATAAATGACCAGTATCACGAAAACATCTCTGTTGTCCCTTCAAATCAGTAATACCAATACTGACTTTGTAGTTATTCTTCGGTAGTAGAGGTCCACTTTAAAACTACAGTTTATGTCTGGATTTGCCACCAATAATCTAAGGGAATTCTACTAACTAAATCTcagagattatttttatttctagctcAGTAGACCCTGAGGCCAAAGAAGGTATTAGGATTTCAAATTCAAATCCTTTGTTGCCATTTTAAAGATTCAGAATTAGCTCATGAATGCCACTAATGCcaaattctataatttttataGAATTACCTTGGTcagattttaaattaaagaatttaAGAACATAGACCAGGTGTCAGGCATTAAGGGGGTAtctctgagaaaagagaaaaaagataagaaacaggaaaacagttATGAGACTACTAGCATTGTTAGCAATTCTTCAAATCAAACACGTTAATTTCTACTTAATTTCCCTGCTATTTGCAACCTAATATGCTTTGTCATATATTCGAGTTCTTGCCAGGTTAAAAGAGTTagatacaaacaaacaaacctctcTCCGTATAAGGAGTACAGAGGAAGTGTTGCAAACAGGCTACAAGAATTGGGTTAAACATGACAAGAGCAAGCATAAACTTGTGGCAGAAGTCAAGACATGTTGAAACTGGTTTATGCCAAGAGTCTTTTTTCCCAGTATAAGAAAATCcatatttaaattcaaatataatatatacctacataaattatttttgtataaaaaGAAAGTGATTACTTACAGTCATGGTAAGCTTTCGACTATCACGATACAGGTTCGTGTAACCAACATACAGCAGAAGAGCAGCAATGCAGTACAGGAAGACAAAGACTGCAAAAGTGACATAGAACTGCGCAGAAGAGGAGTAATCTCCAATAAGGACATAATTTTTCCAATCTACACCACAGACATTTCCACCTTGAGGTGCCTGAAATGATGCTTCATTCAACCTATTAAAAAAAAGGGACAAACAAATTTATGAACTACTTGGACTCTTCTAACAGAAACACATAGGCAgaatatttaagtaaaatatactccccaaatatattaaaacactttcctttaaaaaaaagtgaaaatttcaaatatttaagtaaattaaaattttcataagtatataaatcatatattacACCTATACTTGGTTTATGATAGATTGAATAAAGACTGAATTAAACACTTTCACACCCATATACTATCTTCCTGTAACAAACACTTTGCAGATTAAGAGCACTGTTACAAAATGGTTTACAATTTGAGAAATTGTATTCCATTCTAGGAGGCAGAGTCTGTGTGACTAGCACCAGGACAGTCAATTATAATGATTCACATTTTAACTCTCATTAATTGGCTAACTCCACAAAGTCTTTAATTTTCCCTATCCATAAATCACAAAAGCACTTATCACTAAAGATGCTATAACAGTTCCTTATATAGGAACTTTATAAGAGAAGGACTAAGAGATGGAGAGGCAAAGACTGATTACCAAGCACTTGCTATCTGACATATTTTTAATGTAAGATTTTATTTAATCATCAAAGCAACCTTAAATGGTTTAAATTCACTGAACAGAAAAACTGAGTCTAGAGAATTAAGTAGTCAGTAAGTGGAGAAAGATTCATACCCTCACTTAAACATAGGACAGATGGAGTAAACATTTAATGAATCCTGAGGTCAAACAGAACAAAATAGccataaatattcagaaaataaagttttatgctGCTGAAAGAAACATAGGAACTCTTCACTTTATATAGGCACATGTCTTAAAGCTATACATTACACACTAGTAActtcaaatacatgaaaaagttGTATTTTTCATAAGCTGTGCTTGCTTCTATAACATGGCTTCTCAAACTAAGGTGACAGAGCAGTCTTGTTTTGAAATTTCCAATCCACTGTGGGATGACAGAATAAGAGTGTCAAGGCAATGTCATATGGAAGTTTCTGAATGCTTACTgtcattttctgtatttatttcatCACAGTTCAGGAAAACAGTCTGCAGATAGGCACTGGTCCACACACCATACTTTCAGTAGCAATGAACACTACTTACAAAtgagcatgaaattaaaaatgtctaACTCCCAAGATCGATAAGTTGTTGGGAAATCTTAATGAGTGGAAAGAGGTGTTAAACCACAAAAACAAACTTACCTGAATGGATAACCAAAAGCAGCTGTAATCGTTTTATTCTCAGGACCCGTAGTACAAGACACTTGAATTTCTGTTTTGCCCTTAAAACCTCCACAGGTAGCAAAAGCAAAGATAGAAGCAATCTACATaaagaccaaagaaagaaaagaaagaagcattACTCTACCCAAACATAGCTCATTAAAATCTTAATTACAGTGACTATTAATGCTATTAAAAATTGGCTCACTAACATTCTTTGAATTCTTATTTACAAATGAAGAcggtgaaaaatattttaaaatgtatccgCAACCTCTCTGACCTCCCAGCTTCATGCACTAGTCACCAACTTAAATTATGAACACAGGTAGACCTTATTGTGTCTGTTACCTTCCTATGTACACTGTTTATATAATTTCTTCTATGACTGCTTTGGTTTGTCTCTGAAACAACAGACCCTTCATCCCACCCCAAAACCATGATACCATTATCACTCCATGACAACTAatacttcctttctttcctttcatttgttATTTGGCTACGTCAGGTCTTAGTCacatcatgtggaatctttcatTGCAGTGAACGGATtctcttgtggcatgtgggcttcagtagttgtggcctgctggcttagttgctctgtgacgtgtgggatcttagttccctgaccagggattgaaccttgcccctacattacaaggcagattcttaaccactggaccaccaggcagaaGTCCCAATGATTTCTTAATAGCAAGTCATGAGTTCAAATTTCCCAAGctgattcatattttttaatcctaagtatttttttcagAGTCTGCACattacatttaatataaaatttgttAAGTCATGGGTTTCTCTCCATAGCCCCACACTTCTCATTTATTACTGAAGAAACTAGGCCATTTGTCTTACAGAGATTCCCACATGGTGTTGTGTGGCATAATTCCTctatctgtattttctaaagaGGCTAGATTAAACTCTGGTTTGTGTTTTCATCActtgttttgtcttgtttatttGTGTGAATGCCAATTTTTAGTTGACTCTCTTGTTATGATGTTAAGATGAATTAGTGGGTTCAGGTATTGTCAGCCTGAGCTATCCTTTAATTTCTCCATTAGACTTTCCTCTAGTGGTTTTAGCAGCTATTGATGGTCATGACTTGGTTCCATTATTTTATTAGAGGTTGGGAAATGTagcattctgtcatttctttgtTTATTACCTGGAATTCTCCTGTGTAGAACTTTGTCACATATCCATTTTGGTTAACCTGAGGTATGGTTCATAGGAGGCAACAGTATAAATGCttggttctttatttttctttaccaaTTTTTAGAATAGCAAACTAGTTTCTTAGTATCTTCCAGATTTAACAATTGGATTATTTTTAGCATTATTGTAAATTaggtttaatatattttatgttttccatttgtttgcctttatttttttaatactcaaATTGTCTTGTATTTAGCTAATGGTAGTCTCAagtgggggagaaggcaatggtgacccactccagtactcttgcctggaaaatcccatggacagaggagcctggtgggctgcagtccatggggtcgcacagagttggacatgactgaagtgacttagcagcagcagcagtctcaagtggctttcctttttttcccccttgaccCTTACAGTTTTTGATAGTTTGTTTTCTGGACACAATATTTCAGGATAAGTTTGTACATTTCCTGCCTTAATTGTGGATTCAGCCAGTATATTATCTCCAGGGAAACTTAGTTCCTTGAATGAGAAATAATACTTACTAATCACATTCTGGAAACTGGGGACCATACTTTCAAgataaggaatttaaaaaaacttgttttaacttgagatatagttgatttacaattaatttctgctttacagcaaagtgactcagttatatatataaattttatatatattttttttcttcatattttccattatgggttatcacagaatattgattttagttacctgtgctatatgATAGAACCTTGTTTACCCATTCTGTGTGTAGTACTTTGCAACTACTAACTCCAGACTCCCTTTCCTCCCTCAGCAAATACAAGTCTATTCTCTCTGAATCtgtttgtttcatagataggttcatttgtgtcatattttagagtccacatataaattacatcatatgatatttgtctctctctgtctgacttacttcactcagtatgacaatctttagATCTGTCTATCCATGTTACTGTTAATggcatctcattcttttttatggctgagtagtgttccattgtatgtttataccatgtcttctttatccatttatctgttgatggatatttaggttgttttcatgtcttggctattatgaatagtgctaCTGTGAAGACAAgggtacatgcatctttttgaattatagtttatccagatatatacccaggaatgagattgctggatcatacaccAACTCTAGTTTTTGTTTATtgggaaacctccatactgttttccataatggctgcaccaatttatattcctaccaacagtgtaagaaggttcccttttctctacaccctctccagcatttactatttgtagacttaggtaaaaaaattttaataatgagaaaagaagCTGGCCATGTTAGCCATGCTAGCAGAAAGGAAGAATTCAACAAAGCAAGGCAAAGCAAGTGTGAGGTCCTTAGAAATAGTTTAGGATATTGGGGGGAAACTATATTCCTTGCTGTGACAGGAAGATGAGAATCCAGATTGTCATAATGTGACAAACACTTTAACTGTGTCATTATTTTGTACTCAT contains:
- the SYPL1 gene encoding synaptophysin-like protein 1 isoform 2 (isoform 2 is encoded by transcript variant 2) — its product is MSSFQLNLNPLKEPLGFIKVLEWIASIFAFATCGGFKGKTEIQVSCTTGPENKTITAAFGYPFRLNEASFQAPQGGNVCGVDWKNYVLIGDYSSSAQFYVTFAVFVFLYCIAALLLYVGYTNLYRDSRKLTMTDFVITIVVTFLWLVSTSAWAKALTDIKAATGSSIVQELKTCNVQGVMCQFVSVTSMGSLNVSVIFGFLNMILWGGNAWFVYKETSFHSPSNTSTSQGGIPPPTGI
- the SYPL1 gene encoding synaptophysin-like protein 1 isoform 1 (isoform 1 is encoded by transcript variant 1), translated to MASNIYLVRQRISRLGQRMSSFQLNLNPLKEPLGFIKVLEWIASIFAFATCGGFKGKTEIQVSCTTGPENKTITAAFGYPFRLNEASFQAPQGGNVCGVDWKNYVLIGDYSSSAQFYVTFAVFVFLYCIAALLLYVGYTNLYRDSRKLTMTDFVITIVVTFLWLVSTSAWAKALTDIKAATGSSIVQELKTCNVQGVMCQFVSVTSMGSLNVSVIFGFLNMILWGGNAWFVYKETSFHSPSNTSTSQGGIPPPTGI